GGATTCTCCGGTGAACCGGAAGTGGCAACGGTGAATGGTCAGGACATTACGGAGCGGGAATTCCTCCGCCTGGTTCAGATGGAAAGCCAGCGCAGGTTGTCGCGGATGGAAACTCCGGACCCCTCCCTGCTGAACGAAGACCAGGTTCGCAAAGACGTGCTGGAATCGCTGATCCAGCAAGAGGTGCTTACCCAGGATGCCGAAAATCAGGGGTTGGCGCTGTCCGAGTCGGACATCGATAACCTGATTACTCAGATGCCACAGTTTCAGGTGGATGGCCAGTTTAATCCTGAGCGCTTCAAGGCGGCCGTTCGTAATATGGGAATGGGGCCAGCAGAGTTCCGTCAGGCACTCCGCAAGCAGTATGTGACCAACCAGATTCGGGCAGGGGTTGTTCAAAGCGCAATAGCAGCTGATGAGAATGTTGCAAGACTGCTCCGAATTCAGAATCAGACCCGTGATTTCAGGATGGTGACTATCCCTGACAGCGCCGTTTCCGGGGAAGTTGAGGTTACCGACGAAGAGATTCAGGCGTTCTATGATGAAAACAGCGGCGCGTTTCAGCAACCTGAGCAGGTAGATGCCGCCTACATTACGCTTTCTCTTGGCGCACTCGCTGAGAATATCAGTATCAGCGAAGACGAGCTTGAAGCTTACTATCAGGAGCGAGCCGATGATCTGGCACGGGAGGAGCGTCGCGCTTCTCACCTCCTGATCGAAGATGGTGAAAAAGCCGTTGAAACAATGGCGACGATTAAAGAGCGGCTGGCGGCCGGAGAATCCTTTTCGGATCTGGCGAAGGAATACTCGATAGATAAAGTGTCTGCGAGGGAAGGCGGCGACCTTGGTTTTGCGGGTCGCGGCGTCTACGACGAAGCATTTGAGCAGGCCTTGTTTGAGTTAGATAAGGGCGAGATTTCTGATGCGGTGAAAACCCGGTTCGGGGTGCATCTGATCAGGCTGGATGACATCCGTCGGTCCGAAGTGCCGCCGCTGGATGACATTCGCGATAAGTTGCGTAACGAACTGGCCCGTGATCGTGCCGCGGAACGCTATGCAGAAGTTCGCGCCCAGTTGGCGGACTCTGCCTACGCAGCTGACGACCTTGCCGGACCAGCCAAAGAGCTGGGCCTGGAAATCCGGGAGGCGAAAGGTATTACCCAGGACGGTGGAACTGCGCCGTTCGATCATCAGGGACTGGTGCGACAGCTGTTTTCTGCCGATGTACTTGAAGACGGTTACAACACCGAGCTAATTGATGTGGGCGACAGTGTATCGGTTGTGGCGCGGGTACGAGAGTATCATGATGCTCAGCAACTGACGTTGGATCAGGTGCGTGAGGATATCCGTGCGACTCTGATGGCCCGGGAAACCCGTGATGCCCTGGGAAGTCGCGTCCGGGAGATCATAGCCGGCCTTGAGAGTGGGCAGTCTCTGCAGGATCTGGGCGCGGGGGAATGGGTCAGCTATGAGGCGCAGTCTCGTAGCGCACCCGGCGTTGCGCCTGGGGTAATCCAGACTGTCTTCTCTTTGGCGCGCCCGGCCGAGGGTGAGGTCAACTACGGTGAATCAGTTAATTCTCAGAGTGCGGCCGTTGTGGCGCTGGACGCGGTAAACGATGGTGAGGTTGAGCGAGATGGTGCCGACTTCAGGCAGCTCGGGCAATTTCTGTCCTCCCTTGAGGGGCAGCGTGAGTATGGGGCGTATCAGCAGTTCCTCAGAAACCGTGCAGAGATTGAAAGGCCGTAGCAGTGACATGAAGTCGCTGTTTACCTGAAAAAAACCCGGGATTTGTCCCGGGTTTTTTTATACTCAGTTCGGAGGAAACCGGGTTGGCTTCAGGCTTTCCTTGATCTTTTTCAGGTGCCCCAGGAAATCGGCGCCTCGCTTGAGGGTGACGCCTGTTGCGAGAATATCGATGACTGCCAGATGAATGATCCGGGATGACATGGGCATATAAACCTCGGTGTCTTCAGGGGCGGTTACGCCCAGGACGGCGGTGCATATCTCTGACAGGGGAGAGTTGGGATTTGTGATGCCAATCACCGTGGCGCCATTGGCCCGGGCAATTTGTGCGATATCTACCGTTTCTCGGGTGCGGCCGGTGTATGAAATTAACACAATGACATCTCCGACGTTGGCGCCGGCTGCAACCATGCGCTGCATCAAGGCGTCGTCGTAGACCATGACTGGTATATTGAAGCGGAAAAATTTGTGCTGGGCATCCAGGGCGACGGAAGCGGATCCGCCCATGCCAAAGAAATTGATCTGCTTCGCCTGGATAAGGTAGTCGATGGCTGTTGCCAGAGCTTTGGGGTCTAATGCCTGGCGGGCCTTGTCGAGACTGGCGATGGTGCTGAGCATGATTTTGTCGGCGAACTCAGCGACAGTGTCGTCTGGCTCAATATTCTGACCGATGTAGGGGGTGCCCGTGGCGATGCTTTGAGCGAGGCGAATCTTGAAGTCCGGAAAGCCTGTTGCCGAAAAGCCACGACAGAAACGGTTTACCGTCGGCTCGCTTACGTCTGCGGCGCGGGCCAGAGCGGCTATGCTATAACGAGTAGCGGCACTGGGGTCGCGAAGAATGGCTTCGGCCACTTTTCGTTCGGATTTGTTGAGGTTGTCGAGTCGGGACTGGATGTCCTCAAGCAAGTTGTCGTCACGGCGCGCCTGGTTCGCAGCCATCAATGGTACTCCCTGAATCTTGGCGATCGTTGTTTTCCAGTTGCGCCGATTATACCCCTTTTTTCTGGGATTTTGGGTAGTAAAAATGTCATTATAAGCATTTTATCCTTGGAAGCCCCTATAAATAATGTCACTATTTTCATAAAACTACTACATTGAAATCCGAGTCGGGTGTTCTTGAGGTTGCTCGACCCACCAGAGAGAAGGAACCAATGGTCAACAAGACTGATACCCGTTGTGACCTTATGTTGTTTGGCGCCCTTGGTGACCTGGCGCAACGCAAGCTGTTCCCGGCACTTTACCAGCTTGAGCGCGCGAACCTGCTGGCGGAAGGCAGCCGTGTACTGGCTGTCGCACGCACCGACTCGGACACTGTTGCGGTGCGCAAACTGCTGTTCGAGAAGCTTCGGCATCATGTGAAGGAGGAAGAATTCGAGGAGTCCGTTGCTGAAACGTTCTTGCAGCGTGTGGATTATCAGATTCTCGACTTTAATGAACCGGAGGAGTTCAGTGTCCTGAACGAATGGCGGGATAGCGCCAATAACGAGTTGATTGTTTATATGGCAACGCCGCCATCCCTGTATGGCGTGTTAGCACGGAACCTGCGGTCAGCGAGTTGCTGTACAGAGCGAACCCGGGTTGTAGTGGAGAAGCCCATAGGTCACGACCTGGAGTCCTCCAAGGTGATCAACGACGAGCTGGGCGAAGTCTACAATGAGAACCAGCTGTTCCGCATTGACCACTACCTGGGTAAGGAAACGGTTCAGAACCTGATAGCCCTGCGCTTCGCCAATAACCTGTTTGCCTCTCAGTGGGACCAGAACCATATTTCCCATGTCGAGATAAGTGTTG
This Marinobacter salinus DNA region includes the following protein-coding sequences:
- a CDS encoding SurA N-terminal domain-containing protein — its product is MLQDIRENAQGTIAKIIIGLLIVSLSIWGMDAIIGGFSGEPEVATVNGQDITEREFLRLVQMESQRRLSRMETPDPSLLNEDQVRKDVLESLIQQEVLTQDAENQGLALSESDIDNLITQMPQFQVDGQFNPERFKAAVRNMGMGPAEFRQALRKQYVTNQIRAGVVQSAIAADENVARLLRIQNQTRDFRMVTIPDSAVSGEVEVTDEEIQAFYDENSGAFQQPEQVDAAYITLSLGALAENISISEDELEAYYQERADDLAREERRASHLLIEDGEKAVETMATIKERLAAGESFSDLAKEYSIDKVSAREGGDLGFAGRGVYDEAFEQALFELDKGEISDAVKTRFGVHLIRLDDIRRSEVPPLDDIRDKLRNELARDRAAERYAEVRAQLADSAYAADDLAGPAKELGLEIREAKGITQDGGTAPFDHQGLVRQLFSADVLEDGYNTELIDVGDSVSVVARVREYHDAQQLTLDQVREDIRATLMARETRDALGSRVREIIAGLESGQSLQDLGAGEWVSYEAQSRSAPGVAPGVIQTVFSLARPAEGEVNYGESVNSQSAAVVALDAVNDGEVERDGADFRQLGQFLSSLEGQREYGAYQQFLRNRAEIERP
- a CDS encoding MurR/RpiR family transcriptional regulator; this encodes MAANQARRDDNLLEDIQSRLDNLNKSERKVAEAILRDPSAATRYSIAALARAADVSEPTVNRFCRGFSATGFPDFKIRLAQSIATGTPYIGQNIEPDDTVAEFADKIMLSTIASLDKARQALDPKALATAIDYLIQAKQINFFGMGGSASVALDAQHKFFRFNIPVMVYDDALMQRMVAAGANVGDVIVLISYTGRTRETVDIAQIARANGATVIGITNPNSPLSEICTAVLGVTAPEDTEVYMPMSSRIIHLAVIDILATGVTLKRGADFLGHLKKIKESLKPTRFPPN